The following DNA comes from Mycolicibacterium aromaticivorans JS19b1 = JCM 16368.
ACCGGCAACGGTTCCGGCTTGTCGCTCATCAGCGCCTCCTGTGGGCCGCGCGACTGCGCACGCGTCGGGCGAAGTAGCGGCCGTCGATGACGTCCAGCGCAATCGATTGCCCGAACGCGGTGGACAAATTCTCCGCCGTCAGGGTGTCACGCAGCAGTCCACCGGCCACCACCTGGCCCTCGGACAGGATCAGGCAGTGGCTGAAGCCTGGCGGGATCTCCTCGACATGGTGGGTGACCAGGACCAGCGCGGGTGCGTCAGGGTCGGCAGCCAGATCGGCCAGCCGGGCGACCAGTTCCTCGCGGCCACCGAGGTCCAGCCCGGCCGCGGGCTCGTCGAGAAGAAGCAACTCAGGATCGGTCATCAGCGAGCGGGCGATCAGCACGCGTTTGCGTTCACCCTCCGACAGGGTGCCGTAGGTGCGGTCGGCCAGGTGTTCGGCGCCGACGCTCTCCAGTGTGTCCACCGCGCGGGCGTAGTCGATCTCGTCGTAGTTCTCTCGCCACCGGCCCAACACGGCGTACCCGGCCGAGACGACCAGATCGCGGACCAGTTCGTCGTCGGGCACCCGCTGTGCGAGCGCCGCGCTGCTCAACCCCACCCGCTGGCGCAGCTCGCCCATGTCGGTGCGGCCCAGCCGCTCCGCGAGCACGTAGGCGACGCCGGACGACGGATGTTCCATCGCAGCCGCAATCCGCAGCAGCGAGGTCTTGCCTGCGCCGTTGGGCCCGATCACCACCCAGCGTTCGTCGAGTTCGACCTGCCAGGTGATGGGTCCGACCAGGACCCGGCCCCCGCGGCGCAGCGATACTTTCCGGAAGTCGATCAGCAGGTCGGGGTCGACCTCGTCGGCGGCATCGGACACTGCACCATCGTGCCGTATTCACCGGAGTCCGCACGCCTGGGGTCGCTGCGTTTTCGACTCTTCTCGAGGATGTTCGCCCACCCGCTGGCAGCCAGGACCGGTTTCGGGGTGAGACGCAGGACGAGTTGCACAATCGGCCCGATACCGAAGGCGTAGACGACGGTTCCGACTCCCACGCTGCCGCCCAGCAGCCAGCCCACCGCCAGCACGGTGGCTTCGATCACGGTGCGCACCACGCGTACCGAAACACCGGTCCGCGCAACCAGTCCCGTCATCAAGCCGTCACGGGGGCCGGGTCCCAGACCGGCGCCCACGTAGATAACCGTCGATACCGCGTTGAGCAGCACGGCGCCTGACATCAGGGCGACCCTCGCCGGTACCGATTCCGGTGCGGTCAGCACGGCCAGGCCGGCGTCGACGGTGACCGCGATGACGATGACGTTGGCGACCGTGCCGATGCCGGGCTTGTTGCGCAACGGGATCCAGGCCAGCAACACGACGACGCCGACCACCGCCGAGGCCATCCCGATGGTCATCGGGGTGTGCCGGGTCAGCCCCTGGTGGAACACATCCCACGGATCGAGACCCAGCCCGGCGCGCACCATCATCGCCATCGACAGCCCGTAGCCGGTGAGGCCGGTCAGCAGGGCGAACCCACGCAGCGCCGCGCTCACCGGTGGTCGGAGAACCGCACGCGCAAGGCGTCTAGATCCGCGCGCATCCGGCGCGCGTCGGCGTCGGTCTCATCCCCGATGGACCACCCGGACGTGGTCGGATTCCACGGGCCGCGGCCGGGGTCGAGGAGGGTCGCGAGGCGGGAGGCCACTCGGGAGAACCAGGTACTCATGTGAGCCATATTTCCGATCGACTGGCTTGCTCTTCAATAGCCAGTTGACTCATACTGGCTTTCAAATGCCGACGACGATGAAGGCCAGAACCCTCGACCCAGACCTTTTGGTCCGAGAGCTGGGCAACTGGCGTACCTCGAGCAAAAGTGGCCCCACCTACCAGGCATTGGCCGACGGGCTGCGGATGCTGATCGTCGACGGCCGACTGCCGGTCGGTTCGCGACTGCCCAGCGAGCGCGTGCTCGCCGAAGCGCTGCGCGTCTCGCGGACCACCGTCACCGCCGCGTATGCCGACTTGGGCGGCACCGGCTATCTGCATGCCCGGCGCGGCGCCCGCAGCACGGTTGCGCTTCCCCACACTCCGGTCAGTGTCCCCGCCGCGACTTTTGCCGCCATCAACCTGGCGTCGGCTGCGCTGGCCGCCCCGGCCAGCGCAGTGCAGGACGCGTTCACCGAGGCCGCCCGCGAGTCCGCCGGTTATCTGCAGCAGACCGGACATGACATGCGCGGGATCTTGCCCTTTCGTGAGGCGATTGCCGAACGCTATTGCGCCCGAGGGCTTCCCACCGAGGCCGACCAGATCATGGTCACAAGCGGCGCGCAGCACGCGATCGCGTTGATCCTGACGACCTACGTTCAGCCCGGTGATCGTGTACTCGTCGAGCAGCCCACGTATCACGGGGCGCTCAGCGCGATTGCGACCGCGGGAGCCCGGCCCGTTCCGGTGGCGATGACAAGGGAGGGTTGGGAACTCGACGCCGTACACGCCGCCGTGCGACAACTCGCCCCGACTCTGGCCTATCTGGTGCCTGACAACCACAATCCGACAGGGTTCTCGATGCCGCCCGCGGACCGCAAGCGAATTTGCGACATCGTCGCCGAGACACGCACCCGCACAGTGATCGACGAAACCCTCACCGACATCTGGATCGACGAGCCGGTGCCGCCGCCGGTCGCCGCCTCGATGAGCGCGCGCACCGACCTGATGATCACGATCGGATCGATGTCGAAGTCGTTCTGGGGCGGGATGCGCATCGGCTGGATCCGCGCGGAACCGAGCGTGCTCGCGACCATCCGCGCGGTCCGCCCGTCGATCGACCTGGGCACGTCGGTGGTCGAACAGCTCGCTGCGGCAATACTTCTCACGCATCGTGCCGCGGAGGTACTGCCCGAACGCCGGGAGATCCTGCGGAGGCGACGAACCCTGCTGCTCGAACTTCTGGAGCAGCACCTGCCGGAGTGGCGCCCGCTGCCGGGCACCGGCGGCATGTCGCTGTGGGTGCAGCTGCCCGCGCCGGTGAGCTCGGCGATGTGCGCGTCGGCATCCCGGCTCGGCGTCGAGTTGCCACCCGGCCCCCGCTTCGGGGTGGACGGCACACTGGAGCGCTTCGTCCGGATTCCGTTCGCACTGCCCGAGGACGAACTGACCGAGGCAATCGAGTTGCTCGGCACGGCGTGGCGCAGCATCACCGGCTCGGCCACCGTCGAGTCCACGGCCGTGGTGATCTAGGGCGCGCTCACCTCTCTTCGCGCCGAAACCGACGATTCGCAGAGAAAATGCGAGTGATCGCCTGCAAAACGTCGAGTTCGGTGCCTGAGCGCCTACTCCGGCGGAATCTCGACTCGGCGCAGCACGCCGTCGACGGCGTCGGCCGCCTCGATCTCCGCGCGGGTGATGCCGAGGATGAACAGCACGGTGTCCAGGTACGGATGGCTCAGCGAGGTGTCGGCGACCGCGCGC
Coding sequences within:
- a CDS encoding ABC transporter ATP-binding protein; protein product: MSDAADEVDPDLLIDFRKVSLRRGGRVLVGPITWQVELDERWVVIGPNGAGKTSLLRIAAAMEHPSSGVAYVLAERLGRTDMGELRQRVGLSSAALAQRVPDDELVRDLVVSAGYAVLGRWRENYDEIDYARAVDTLESVGAEHLADRTYGTLSEGERKRVLIARSLMTDPELLLLDEPAAGLDLGGREELVARLADLAADPDAPALVLVTHHVEEIPPGFSHCLILSEGQVVAGGLLRDTLTAENLSTAFGQSIALDVIDGRYFARRVRSRAAHRRR
- a CDS encoding YczE/YyaS/YitT family protein, which translates into the protein MAMMVRAGLGLDPWDVFHQGLTRHTPMTIGMASAVVGVVVLLAWIPLRNKPGIGTVANVIVIAVTVDAGLAVLTAPESVPARVALMSGAVLLNAVSTVIYVGAGLGPGPRDGLMTGLVARTGVSVRVVRTVIEATVLAVGWLLGGSVGVGTVVYAFGIGPIVQLVLRLTPKPVLAASGWANILEKSRKRSDPRRADSGEYGTMVQCPMPPTRSTPTC
- a CDS encoding PLP-dependent aminotransferase family protein encodes the protein MPTTMKARTLDPDLLVRELGNWRTSSKSGPTYQALADGLRMLIVDGRLPVGSRLPSERVLAEALRVSRTTVTAAYADLGGTGYLHARRGARSTVALPHTPVSVPAATFAAINLASAALAAPASAVQDAFTEAARESAGYLQQTGHDMRGILPFREAIAERYCARGLPTEADQIMVTSGAQHAIALILTTYVQPGDRVLVEQPTYHGALSAIATAGARPVPVAMTREGWELDAVHAAVRQLAPTLAYLVPDNHNPTGFSMPPADRKRICDIVAETRTRTVIDETLTDIWIDEPVPPPVAASMSARTDLMITIGSMSKSFWGGMRIGWIRAEPSVLATIRAVRPSIDLGTSVVEQLAAAILLTHRAAEVLPERREILRRRRTLLLELLEQHLPEWRPLPGTGGMSLWVQLPAPVSSAMCASASRLGVELPPGPRFGVDGTLERFVRIPFALPEDELTEAIELLGTAWRSITGSATVESTAVVI